From a region of the Methylocystis hirsuta genome:
- a CDS encoding ROK family protein encodes MTRDVIRIGVDLGGTKIEAIALDAAGETLARRRVATPADDYEAIVEAVATLVRDIESNIGRRGVVGVGAPGAISTHTGLVKNSNTAVVNGKPLDVDLAQALRRPVRVANDANCFALSEAIDGAGRGASVVFGAILGTGVGGGVIVNGKILEGRNRVAGEWGHTPLPWMTAEEYPGSPCFCGHSGCIETFLCGAGLSRDYETRAGARRPASEIAALADSGDPAARASLDCYQDRLARALAVVVDLIDPDVIVLGGGLSNISRIYEGLAARVGEDAVTDAFDTKILPNAHGDSGGVRGAAWLWGAGETDQ; translated from the coding sequence ATGACGCGCGACGTTATCCGCATCGGCGTTGATCTCGGCGGCACCAAAATCGAGGCGATCGCGCTCGACGCCGCGGGCGAGACGCTGGCGCGTCGCCGCGTCGCGACGCCCGCCGACGATTATGAAGCGATCGTCGAAGCCGTCGCGACCCTCGTGCGCGATATCGAATCGAACATCGGGCGGCGCGGCGTCGTGGGCGTCGGCGCGCCTGGCGCGATCTCGACGCATACCGGCCTCGTGAAAAACTCCAACACGGCCGTCGTCAACGGTAAGCCGCTCGACGTCGATCTCGCGCAGGCGCTTCGACGCCCGGTGCGCGTCGCCAATGACGCCAATTGTTTCGCGCTGTCGGAGGCGATCGACGGCGCCGGCCGCGGCGCTAGCGTGGTGTTCGGCGCCATTCTTGGCACCGGCGTCGGCGGCGGCGTCATCGTCAACGGAAAGATCCTCGAGGGGCGCAATCGCGTCGCCGGCGAATGGGGCCATACGCCGCTGCCGTGGATGACTGCGGAAGAATATCCCGGGAGCCCCTGCTTTTGCGGGCACAGCGGCTGCATCGAGACGTTTCTTTGCGGCGCCGGCCTTTCGCGCGACTATGAGACGCGCGCCGGCGCGCGGCGTCCTGCGAGCGAAATCGCCGCGCTGGCGGACTCCGGCGACCCCGCTGCGCGGGCAAGCCTCGATTGCTATCAGGACCGTCTGGCGCGGGCGTTGGCGGTGGTCGTCGATCTCATCGATCCTGACGTCATCGTGCTCGGCGGCGGACTTTCCAACATCTCGCGGATCTATGAGGGACTGGCGGCGCGCGTGGGGGAGGACGCCGTCACCGACGCTTTCGATACGAAAATCCTGCCGAATGCGCATGGCGACTCGGGCGGCGTGCGCGGCGCCGCATGGCTATGGGGCGCCGGCGAGACCGACCAGTGA
- a CDS encoding NAD kinase: MGAAGDRQNHGKKPCAHLAFLASGAPEAEESRQRLIEKYGDCPPEEADCIVALGGDGLMLRTLHRFMDAGKPIYGMNRGSVGFLMNQYRETGLRKRIAEAKPSIIHPLLMHAVNVRGDEFSAHAINEVSLLRQTSQIAKLRILVNGQERLPELVTDGVLVSTPAGSTAYNLSANGPILPLDAPLMALTPISAFRPRRWHGALLPDLAKVRIEVLEAAKRPVSVVADHDEFRDLAYVDVVMDHATSLILLHDAGHSLEERILREQFGY; this comes from the coding sequence ATGGGCGCCGCCGGAGATCGGCAGAATCACGGGAAGAAGCCGTGCGCCCATTTGGCTTTTCTCGCCTCTGGCGCGCCGGAGGCGGAGGAGTCGCGCCAGCGCCTCATTGAAAAATACGGCGACTGCCCGCCTGAGGAGGCCGATTGCATCGTCGCGCTCGGGGGTGACGGCCTCATGCTTCGCACGCTGCATCGGTTCATGGACGCCGGCAAGCCGATCTACGGCATGAATCGCGGCTCCGTCGGCTTTCTGATGAACCAGTATCGCGAGACGGGGCTGCGCAAGCGCATCGCCGAGGCCAAGCCTTCGATCATTCACCCCTTGCTGATGCATGCCGTCAATGTGCGCGGCGACGAATTTTCGGCGCACGCCATCAACGAGGTGTCGCTGTTGCGCCAGACGTCGCAGATCGCGAAGCTGCGCATTCTGGTCAACGGCCAGGAGCGGTTGCCGGAACTCGTCACCGATGGCGTGCTGGTGTCGACGCCCGCCGGCTCCACCGCCTACAATCTTTCCGCCAATGGTCCGATCCTGCCGCTCGATGCGCCGCTGATGGCCTTAACGCCAATCTCCGCCTTCCGACCGCGCCGCTGGCATGGCGCTCTGCTGCCCGACCTCGCAAAGGTGCGGATCGAGGTCCTCGAAGCGGCGAAGCGGCCCGTCTCCGTCGTCGCCGATCATGACGAATTTCGCGACCTTGCTTATGTGGACGTTGTGATGGACCACGCCACCAGTCTGATCCTGCTCCATGATGCGGGCCATTCGCTGGAAGAGCGAATCCTGCGCGAGCAGTTCGGATACTAG
- a CDS encoding (2Fe-2S) ferredoxin domain-containing protein yields MTQSAIKPFRRHVFVCVNTRDGRSACEDHGAKEALAKVKDALKALPFAKRDGVRLSQSGCLGQCEHGPVAVVYPGGKWISYSSADELIRFVLEAIEAPD; encoded by the coding sequence ATGACCCAATCAGCGATCAAACCCTTCCGCCGCCACGTCTTCGTCTGCGTCAACACGCGCGACGGCCGATCCGCTTGCGAGGACCACGGCGCAAAGGAGGCGCTGGCGAAGGTGAAGGACGCGCTCAAGGCGCTGCCCTTCGCCAAGCGCGACGGCGTGCGCCTGTCGCAGTCGGGCTGCCTCGGCCAATGCGAGCACGGTCCTGTCGCGGTCGTCTATCCTGGCGGAAAATGGATCAGCTATTCGTCGGCCGACGAGCTGATCCGCTTCGTCCTGGAGGCGATCGAGGCCCCGGACTGA
- a CDS encoding aldolase/citrate lyase family protein, with product MILGSDASDEELAAALDCGADALLLRLGPCAEDATRRGARARVCALIDETRGKSAAPKLFVEVASLDSDLVEADLDALFGPGPDGVFLPFCDGAASVQRMSVKLAVREAQAGLADGATRIGAFVGGDPAAALALRSLAGASPRLAALAFDEAGLRAALGLACGDGAAIQMARAAVVLAAASAGVPALAAPEQTGGEKAYAAARRDGFQGAMALFPGEIAAIHEAFPAGENRQRPQSSA from the coding sequence TTGATCCTAGGCTCCGACGCCAGCGATGAGGAACTCGCGGCGGCGCTCGATTGCGGCGCCGATGCGCTTTTGTTGCGGCTTGGCCCCTGCGCCGAAGACGCGACGCGGCGCGGGGCCCGCGCACGCGTCTGCGCGTTGATCGATGAGACGCGAGGCAAGAGCGCGGCGCCGAAACTCTTCGTGGAAGTGGCCTCTCTCGACAGCGATCTTGTCGAGGCCGATCTTGACGCGCTGTTCGGTCCGGGACCGGATGGCGTCTTTCTTCCATTCTGCGACGGCGCCGCGAGCGTGCAGCGCATGTCGGTGAAGCTCGCCGTGCGCGAGGCGCAAGCCGGCCTCGCCGACGGCGCGACCAGGATCGGCGCCTTTGTCGGGGGAGATCCCGCCGCGGCGTTGGCATTGCGTTCCCTTGCCGGAGCGTCGCCGCGTCTCGCGGCGCTGGCCTTCGACGAAGCTGGGCTGCGCGCGGCGCTCGGCCTCGCCTGCGGCGACGGCGCCGCCATCCAAATGGCGCGGGCGGCCGTCGTTCTGGCGGCGGCGTCGGCCGGCGTTCCGGCGCTTGCCGCGCCCGAGCAAACCGGAGGGGAGAAGGCCTATGCTGCGGCGCGCCGCGACGGTTTTCAGGGGGCGATGGCGCTTTTTCCCGGAGAGATCGCCGCCATCCACGAGGCCTTCCCGGCGGGCGAGAATCGACAAAGACCGCAATCGTCGGCATAG